CCTCGCATCCCATGAAATTCTATTCTTCCCTCTCTTTATCATACCAGCAAAATTAAtgatatttaatatcatgaaatctTTCATGAAACTTCTATTGAGACTGACCTAAAAGAcaagaattttcaaagttttctTATAAAAAAGACAAACAATGTTTGGATTCTTCTCACAAAAgacaaaatatttttataatttcatACCATGTATTGGTTTGCGTATCCGATtttagaattgtatttatttttgacGGAGGGTAGCTCAATTTACAAATCAGTAGCTTTTGAAAATTTCCGAGTGTGTCATAGATCAGGCTTGGTTGAGAACTACTCCTTTCGTTCTGCAAAAGACTGTTCGTTTAGCCTTCAAAGTTTATCCCAAAAGACTATTGGTTTATATTGTAGTAAAGTCCAACTAATTACAACAATATCAAATGCCAAAAGATAATTACATGGAGAAAGACGATGGAGCCAATCAAATGCTTAAGTAGATTTAGGAAACCAAATAAACGCGTGATTTTTAATTACAACTACCATAATTAATTATGGATAACAAAGTTATTTTTCACTACTACTAGTATGtctaaaattttctaaatgAACAATCtttgtgggacggagggagtaaaccTTGTTTGGATCTACCCAACGAAAGTTTAGTCACCCCATTTTAGTCATTTTTAATCTCTAGGGAGCCAAATACAGGGCCTAAAAGAGGAACTAAACAAAATGCTATAGTCCATTATAGTCCCAAGGGGTGGCTAAAGGGAACTAAAGGGTAACTTTTCCATCTTCTGCCCCTCCCCAACCCTATTAAATAGGAGTTCAAATGCAAATGCTAATGTTAGTCTTTGTACAGCTGGTTTAATGATCTTCAGTCCCTTCATCCAAACAAGTTCAGTTCTAGTCCATGAACTGAAGGGATCCAAACAAGGCTACTACAATTAGTCACCCTGTATTTTTTAAGGGAAAATGATCACTGATCTTAGGTAATGTCATAGGTGAGCCATATGCCTAAGAAGTCAGGACAACTAACGGCATGTCTGTTGGAGCTGCAGCTTTTGAAGCTTTTCTAAAAAGTTGTTTGCAGGCTTTTTCTTATGAAAAGTCAATAATAGCTTTTAGATGATGCGTTTGACTTTCTGGACTAAAAAAGGCTATAAAAGGCTAAGAAAATTAAGTTTTTCAACTTTATATATAAACTTAGCTTTTTTAAGTTTTTAGCTTTTCAGAAGTTACTCGAGAAGTTTAAGCTTCTAGCTTTTCAGTTTTCAAGTTGAAAAGCTGCCCAAAATTTCAAACAAACAGGGTCTATTTATAGTTTGCAAATTTGGATTCCTAAACTTACTAGATGGTTCACTGAGTTGCGTATTTTTATTTACAATTACAAGgaatacatgaaaacagtaGACAAGAGCTTGATACATATGCGGCGTGCCACAATTTTTGCTCAAGCTGCTACTTCATTTTTTGCACAAGTGTGTGTGGTGCTGATGAAGTTTGCCGGCGGCGCCGTAGCCGGTAGCCGTGCCATGGCAGGCCTGCAACCAAGCGGGCCCCGAGAAAAGCAGTGCGCGCGCATGATTCATGGCGTTTCGACAGGGGCCACGCACGAAGGCCTGACAGGACGTACGATCCATGCTGCCGGGACGCCCGCATAGCAACGTGGTTCATGCTTTCATTTGACCTGAGCTTGAGCACCCCCGTTGGTGTTGATTAGGGAACGGGGGACGGTCCAAACCACGCTGCCATAATTTTCTCCGGGGAGCCTGCTGCATCGTGTGGAGACTGGAGGCGTTCTTTCTGAGGACGGCGACCTGCGCGACATCAGCGAGACAGTGACGACCAACTCCGGAGTCCGGATCACCGGCGCAATCGAGCACGGCATGCTCCTCGCATGGGCTGGGCCCGAGGCGAACGGGGCAAGCTAGCGGGGGGTGTGTGAGCCCGACAGAGAATGATTTTGGAGTTTCTGTAGTGTTGGCCTGTTGGGTCGTTGCCCGTTGGAAGTTGTTGGAGCGGGGCCTTCAGCTTCTGCCTCCTGGAACCGTGCTGTTATTTGTGGTGCGGGCCTGCGGGGTGGGTGGGTGGCGACGTGCGGCAGGTGGGCCCGTTGTCCGTCGCGCGCTAGCAGACCTCGGAACGAGCGACGTTGGCGGGGCACGGACTCGGCGGCTGAGACCGGCACGGAAACTGAGCTAGCCTAAACGTGCGTTCGACGGAAACCGAGTCGTACTTCCTGGTCATCGCAGGAGTAGCCCCTCGGCCTCCATATATCCGCGTACCCGCACCTCCCTTCTCTCAACtcaaggccgtgtttggttttttgCATGGAAATACTGTAGCACGCTTTAACCGCTAATTTAGAGTaccaaatgaagtctaattataaaaccacctccacaaccccccgtgtaaatcgcgagacgaatctaatgaggcctttgaccgcgcgattagaggatggttactgtagcatcaatataGTAAATCAACAATTAATTACCGCcactagattcgtctcgaaaagttacacccattcctgaaaagattttgcaaatagacttcatttagtactccatgcgggcGTTTGTCTTTTTATGTAAATTTGACAAGACctgtaaccaaacacggcccaagtCGCAACAGCAAATCCGCGCCATCCGACCCGCCGATCTCTCGATCCAGCGGCTGCTCCTGCGACTCCCGCCAGCCGCCAGGCACCCCTCCCCTCGCACGCTACTCGCCCGCCGGGCCTGTCGCGACAGCACCGGAGCCGCCGCAACCGAGAGACCCGAACACCCACCCCAAGCGCCCCCGCCTCCCTCCGCGCCTCCCGCCCCATCGCATCGTCTCCCCCGAGTTCGCCGGCCGAGATGGTGCTCGCGCAGCTGGGCGGGAGCATcgcccgcgcgctcgctcgAATGAAGGACGCGACCGTCGTCGACGACAAAGTGCTCGCGGACTGCCTCAACGAGATCTCGCGCGCGCTCCTGCAGGCTGACGTCCGCTTCGAGACGGTGCGCGACGTCAAGGCCAACATCAAGAGCATCGTCAGCCtcgacgcgctcgccgcgggcACCGACAAGCGCCGCGTCATACAGAAGGCCGTCGTCGGTGAGCTGTGCAGAATGCTGGATCCAGGGAAGCCGGCCTTCACCCCCGGCAAAGGGAAGCCCAGCGTGGTCATGTTCGTCGGCTTGCAGGGTTCCGGAAAAACCACTACTTGCACAAAGTATGCAGATTATTATCGGCGGAAAGGATTTAGTCCGGCACTTGTTTGTGCCGATACATTCCGAGCCGGTGCTTTTGATCAGCTGAAACAGAATGCATCAAAAGCCAAGATACCCTTCCACGGAAGCTACATCGTATCAGATCCGGTGAAAATCGCTGTCGAGGGTGTGGATAGATTCAGGAACGAAAAGTGTGATCTCATTATTGTAGATACAAGTGGACGTCACAAACAGGAAGCTGCTCTCTTTGAAGAAATGCGCCAAATTTCAGAGGCTACGAAACCAGACCTAGTGATATTTGTGATGGATGGTAGTATTGGTCAGGCTGCATTTGATCAGGCACAAGCATTTAAACAGAGTGCTTCAGTTGGTGCGGTTATTGTTACAAAAATGGATGGGCATGCAAAAGGCGGGGGTGCACTTAGCGCGGTTGCAGCTACAAGAAGCCCAATCATATTTATTGGAACTGGAGAGCATATTCCAGATTTTGAAGCCTTCGATGTGAAACCATTTGTTAGTCGCCTGTTAGGCATGGGAGACTTGTCTGGCTTGATGGACAAGATTCAAAATGTTATGCCAGCTGATGAACTCTTGCCGAAGCTGACTGAAGGAGCTTTCACTCTCAGACTTCTTTATGAGATGTTCCAGAATCTCCAGAATATGGGTTCTCTAGGGCAGCTCTTTTCTATGATACCTGGTCTTCCTGCCCAGTTTattgaaaaaggaaaggaaaaggaaggtCAAGCAAAGATTAAGCGGTACATGACGATCATGGACTCCATGACTGAAAAAGAGCTTGACAACACGTACCCAAAGTTGATGAATGAGTCGCGGATGAAACGTATCGCTCGGGGATCTGGCAGACCCGTCAATGAAGTGGTGGACGTGCTGGAGGAGCACAAGCGAATTGCCAAAATGTGGAGCAAATTGCCGTTCCAGAATATCAAGAGACCAAGTACTAACAACCGTGACTCACTAAAGCAGTTAGTCAATGCGCTCCCTCCAAATATGCTGAATCAGCTGGGTGAACTAAATGGCCTACAGAATATGATGAAACAAATAGGTTCTAAAAAAAAGATGAGCTGATTAAACCTGTAACTcttagaaatatatatatagatagactGTGTACTCTTGATAACCATTAAGAATCTAAGCTTTTATTGTAGCGTTTTGTTGGATGTGTAAAcctgcactactacagaacaggcctttgttcctgaCCATTTGTCctggcagcctttgggcccgggacaataggtggtttttgtcccgggtccaacggctagtcggaccagcgggggacaggggccttttgtcccggttggaggtaccaaccgggataaaagggtggccttttatcccggttggtggcccaaaccgggacaaaaggcccacgcacccttttgtcccggttggagccaccaaccgggataaaaggccccccttttgttccggttggtgtctccaaccgggacaaaactccttggcccccttatccccttccctctccccccgcccgagccattcagctcacttgtttttgctattcttggctcgggatagaggagttcttactcatttcttcaccatatttgtgaagatctttgattccccgtccatccatcggcgctaaaggtttggggcttgtttttctcttcttctttggcttgtatagctcatttcatgctttagaaatagagaaaatatgtagctagctcatttcttggacatttagattgcatatgtacaggggcggagccaggatgtTGTTTTTTTCATTGTTAGGGGGGGCCTACCATAcaaatttctataaaaatttaatcaaaatttaaatttgtaaTGGAAATTTGGGGCTCatgggggccaggcccctgtccgcccccctctctccgcccctgcatatgtaggtgtgattttcttttagatttagatgagtatgtggatagtagaaatttttagaatgagtgtagacacttcttgtgatgtacttgtatatatgaccatattgtggatagttgatttttgtattcatgaatgaattaatgaaatgagtatattagaattttttgtattatgaatggattattttgacactctagtgatgtatttattcaggctcacattgaaaccatctagaagctaaaaaaatctttatttcgaaacaagtatacgtcgttaatctccatccaacggtgatggcactacctttcggggatacacgatgcgctataaggacgtcgcgaatcggctggtcgcatcaccagcacttccgattgataagaagacagcatttgacgcagagtcctt
The nucleotide sequence above comes from Panicum virgatum strain AP13 chromosome 3K, P.virgatum_v5, whole genome shotgun sequence. Encoded proteins:
- the LOC120701339 gene encoding signal recognition particle 54 kDa protein 2-like; the protein is MVLAQLGGSIARALARMKDATVVDDKVLADCLNEISRALLQADVRFETVRDVKANIKSIVSLDALAAGTDKRRVIQKAVVGELCRMLDPGKPAFTPGKGKPSVVMFVGLQGSGKTTTCTKYADYYRRKGFSPALVCADTFRAGAFDQLKQNASKAKIPFHGSYIVSDPVKIAVEGVDRFRNEKCDLIIVDTSGRHKQEAALFEEMRQISEATKPDLVIFVMDGSIGQAAFDQAQAFKQSASVGAVIVTKMDGHAKGGGALSAVAATRSPIIFIGTGEHIPDFEAFDVKPFVSRLLGMGDLSGLMDKIQNVMPADELLPKLTEGAFTLRLLYEMFQNLQNMGSLGQLFSMIPGLPAQFIEKGKEKEGQAKIKRYMTIMDSMTEKELDNTYPKLMNESRMKRIARGSGRPVNEVVDVLEEHKRIAKMWSKLPFQNIKRPSTNNRDSLKQLVNALPPNMLNQLGELNGLQNMMKQIGSKKKMS